In the genome of Kitasatospora cathayae, one region contains:
- a CDS encoding APC family permease → MSASKTASDADTDSDANPGDSGAHGTGGAHEGQRWWRVMCLTGVDYFSTLGYQPGIAALAAGVLSPIATIVLVIVTLLGALPVYRRVAQESPHGEGSISMLERLLSFWKGKLFVLALLGFAATDFIITITLSAADASAHLVENPHLTGVLGGKQVLITLFLVALLGAVFLKGFSEAIGLAVALVGVYLVLNVVVVVVGVWKIIQAPHVVTDWTDALTTQHGNPILMIGVALVLFPKLALGMSGFETGVAVMPHIKGDPTDTAADPAGRIRGTRKLLTTAAVIMSAFLIATSFITTLLIPAKEFENGGEANGRALAFLAHEYLGGAFGSVYDLSTIVILWFAGASAMAGMLNLMPRYLPRYGMAPHWARAVRPMVIVLTLISFLITWLFDADVDAQGGAYATGVLVLMSSAAIAVTIAAYKKRQRGWTIAFGIISAVFLYTTVLNCMERPDGLKIGACFIAGIILVSLLSRLRRAFELRVTNVVLDDTAERFIRDYAHRPLRLIANEPSNRDNAEYRDKIRQIRADNDIPGEDDLVFVEVTVRDASDFESELTVRGEVLHGRYRVLTLESSSIPNAIAALALTVRDRTGQRPHLYFEWTEGNPFAQFLRFFLFGQGEVAPVTREVLREAEPDRTKRPRVHVG, encoded by the coding sequence CCGGCGTGCTGTCGCCGATCGCGACGATCGTGCTGGTGATCGTGACCCTCTTGGGGGCGCTGCCGGTCTACCGGCGGGTCGCCCAGGAGAGCCCGCACGGCGAGGGTTCGATCTCGATGCTGGAGCGGTTGCTGTCCTTCTGGAAGGGCAAGCTGTTCGTCCTCGCGCTGCTCGGCTTCGCCGCGACGGACTTCATCATCACCATCACGCTGTCCGCGGCCGACGCGAGCGCGCACCTGGTCGAGAACCCGCACCTGACCGGCGTCCTGGGCGGCAAGCAGGTGCTGATCACGCTGTTCCTGGTCGCGCTGCTCGGCGCGGTCTTCCTGAAGGGCTTCAGCGAGGCGATCGGCCTGGCCGTGGCACTGGTCGGGGTCTACCTGGTGCTCAACGTGGTCGTGGTGGTCGTCGGCGTCTGGAAGATCATCCAGGCCCCGCACGTCGTCACCGACTGGACCGACGCGCTGACCACCCAGCACGGTAACCCGATCCTGATGATCGGCGTGGCGCTGGTGCTCTTCCCCAAGCTCGCGCTGGGCATGTCCGGCTTCGAGACCGGTGTCGCCGTGATGCCGCACATCAAGGGCGACCCGACCGACACCGCGGCCGACCCGGCGGGCCGGATCCGCGGCACCCGCAAGCTGCTCACCACGGCCGCCGTGATCATGAGCGCGTTCCTGATCGCCACCAGCTTCATCACCACGCTGCTCATCCCGGCCAAGGAGTTCGAGAACGGCGGCGAGGCCAACGGCCGAGCGCTGGCGTTCCTGGCCCACGAGTACCTGGGCGGCGCCTTCGGCAGCGTCTACGACCTGTCCACCATCGTGATCCTGTGGTTCGCCGGTGCCTCCGCGATGGCGGGCATGCTCAACCTGATGCCCCGCTACCTGCCGCGCTACGGCATGGCCCCGCACTGGGCGCGGGCGGTGCGCCCGATGGTGATCGTCCTCACCCTCATCTCCTTCCTGATCACCTGGTTGTTCGACGCCGACGTCGACGCCCAAGGCGGCGCCTACGCCACCGGTGTGCTGGTGCTGATGAGCTCGGCGGCGATCGCGGTCACCATCGCCGCCTACAAGAAGCGGCAGCGCGGCTGGACCATCGCCTTCGGGATCATCTCGGCGGTCTTCCTCTACACCACCGTGCTGAACTGCATGGAGCGGCCGGACGGTCTGAAGATCGGCGCCTGCTTCATCGCCGGCATCATCCTGGTCTCGCTGCTCTCCCGGCTGCGCCGCGCCTTCGAGCTGCGCGTCACCAACGTGGTGCTGGACGACACGGCGGAACGCTTCATCCGCGACTACGCCCACCGCCCGCTGCGCCTGATCGCCAACGAGCCGAGCAACCGCGACAACGCGGAGTACCGCGACAAGATCCGGCAGATCCGTGCCGACAACGACATCCCGGGCGAGGACGACCTGGTCTTCGTCGAGGTGACGGTCCGCGACGCGTCGGACTTCGAGTCCGAGCTGACCGTGCGCGGCGAGGTCCTGCACGGCCGCTACCGGGTGCTCACCCTGGAGAGCTCCAGCATCCCGAACGCGATCGCCGCCCTGGCGCTCACCGTCCGGGACCGCACCGGGCAGCGGCCGCACCTGTACTTCGAGTGGACCGAGGGCAACCCCTTCGCCCAGTTCCTGCGGTTCTTCCTGTTCGGTCAGGGCGAGGTCGCGCCGGTCACCCGCGAGGTGCTGCGCGAGGCGGAGCCGGACCGCACCAAGCGTCCGCGCGTCCACGTCGGCTGA
- a CDS encoding transglycosylase family protein: MPPTARLRRVVPTALCALAVALAAPAAHAAPPGGESGTDPGGRSEGSRYDWERVAACESSGNWHINSGNGYFGGLQFDQSTWRANGGLAYAPRADLASREAQMAVAQHLADRRGLSPWPVCGSRARGGHSHRPVREQHTDGDGQATRDHGRDGVLPPPAAAPSAGDGQWTVREDDTLDQIATVLQIPGGWPALYALNRSAVGEDPDLIQPGLVLRLPS, encoded by the coding sequence ATGCCTCCCACCGCTCGTCTCCGCCGCGTCGTTCCGACCGCGCTCTGCGCCCTCGCCGTCGCCCTCGCCGCACCCGCGGCCCACGCCGCACCCCCGGGCGGCGAATCCGGGACCGACCCCGGCGGGAGGTCGGAGGGCAGCCGGTACGACTGGGAGCGGGTGGCGGCCTGCGAGAGCAGCGGCAACTGGCACATCAACTCCGGCAACGGCTACTTCGGAGGCCTCCAGTTCGACCAGTCCACCTGGCGGGCGAACGGCGGCCTCGCCTACGCCCCGCGCGCCGACCTCGCCAGCCGCGAGGCACAGATGGCCGTCGCCCAGCACCTGGCCGACCGCCGCGGCCTCTCCCCCTGGCCGGTCTGCGGCTCCCGCGCCAGAGGCGGCCACAGCCACCGGCCCGTCCGCGAGCAGCACACCGATGGCGACGGGCAGGCCACTCGCGACCACGGGCGCGACGGTGTGCTGCCGCCGCCCGCCGCCGCCCCGTCGGCCGGGGACGGCCAGTGGACCGTCCGCGAGGACGACACCCTGGACCAGATCGCCACCGTCCTCCAGATCCCCGGCGGCTGGCCCGCGCTCTACGCGCTCAACCGCTCCGCCGTCGGCGAGGACCCGGACCTGATCCAGCCCGGCCTGGTGCTGCGCCTGCCGTCCTGA